One genomic window of uncultured delta proteobacterium includes the following:
- a CDS encoding conserved exported hypothetical protein (Evidence 4 : Homologs of previously reported genes of unknown function) — MPLSFFRKKRRYAAVAVVFAVLIALPRPAAASDETDPPLHDVEESQERSFSTGTKFFDDGKVTGNFYYFQRKRMRKSNEDDRWHNNLDHATTGVGAEFSSGFIGDVIGVDVGAFSATDLWSSGRPFHELAFFPARDPWSINWDATHPDNGVSMHKALVKFRHNETWWGKAGYFQPTGPGVLGTNWSVYPGTYRGAETGFSYKGFSMAAAWADEYKAPWYRDTYHFRRDDKSHVAWLWSLGARYTFDEEVFLAGTTVEAAYGESEKFLKNAHFKIKNRRKAGDGEFTFGYQLYMMDDSDSSGANDNFAGAATQHFLFSRYEIGPWTLRAEYTYTLAPQNNENNKGYFAYRLISAYGGSQGALEPDWNTRSDWNHDRESAAFVNVSRKFSLFGYEGFEAGLTYSHGWDGKAYGYSTRLNERAWAADLIYTVPDGPLKGATVKAHYMQYTNSTGLNDWQGFKNAFQDEHDFKLLITIPFSF; from the coding sequence ATGCCGTTATCCTTTTTCCGGAAAAAACGCCGGTACGCCGCCGTTGCCGTTGTTTTCGCGGTCCTGATCGCCCTGCCCCGTCCCGCGGCGGCCTCCGACGAGACTGACCCGCCGCTGCACGATGTGGAAGAGTCGCAGGAGCGGTCTTTTTCCACGGGCACCAAGTTTTTTGACGACGGCAAGGTCACCGGGAATTTTTACTATTTCCAGCGCAAACGCATGCGCAAAAGCAACGAGGACGACCGCTGGCACAACAACCTGGACCACGCGACAACCGGGGTGGGCGCGGAATTTTCCTCCGGGTTCATCGGCGACGTTATCGGCGTGGACGTCGGCGCGTTCTCGGCCACGGACCTCTGGAGCAGCGGCCGGCCGTTCCATGAACTGGCCTTTTTCCCGGCCCGCGACCCCTGGAGCATCAACTGGGACGCCACTCACCCGGATAACGGCGTTTCCATGCACAAGGCGCTGGTCAAATTCCGCCACAACGAGACCTGGTGGGGCAAGGCCGGGTATTTCCAGCCCACGGGGCCGGGCGTGCTCGGCACGAACTGGTCCGTGTATCCCGGCACCTACCGGGGAGCGGAGACCGGCTTTTCCTACAAGGGCTTTTCCATGGCCGCCGCCTGGGCGGACGAATACAAGGCCCCCTGGTACCGCGACACCTACCACTTCCGCCGCGACGACAAATCCCACGTGGCCTGGCTCTGGTCCCTCGGCGCGCGGTACACCTTTGACGAAGAAGTCTTTCTCGCCGGCACCACCGTGGAGGCGGCGTACGGCGAATCCGAAAAATTCCTGAAAAACGCCCATTTCAAGATCAAGAACCGGCGCAAGGCCGGGGACGGCGAATTCACCTTCGGCTATCAGCTGTATATGATGGACGATTCGGACTCTTCCGGCGCGAACGACAACTTCGCGGGCGCGGCCACGCAGCATTTTCTCTTCAGCCGGTATGAGATCGGGCCGTGGACGTTGCGCGCGGAGTACACGTACACCCTGGCCCCGCAGAACAACGAGAACAACAAGGGCTATTTCGCCTACCGCCTCATCAGCGCGTACGGCGGCTCGCAAGGCGCCCTGGAGCCGGATTGGAACACCCGCTCGGACTGGAACCACGACCGGGAAAGCGCGGCCTTCGTCAACGTGTCGCGGAAGTTTTCCCTGTTCGGCTACGAGGGGTTTGAAGCGGGCCTGACCTATTCCCACGGCTGGGACGGCAAGGCGTACGGCTACTCGACCCGCCTCAACGAGCGGGCCTGGGCCGCGGACCTCATCTATACGGTCCCGGACGGCCCCCTCAAGGGCGCGACCGTCAAAGCCCATTACATGCAGTACACCAACAGCACCGGGCTGAACGACTGGCAGGGGTTCAAAAACGCCTTTCAGGACGAGCACGACTTCAAGCTGCTCATCACCATCCCCTTTAGCTTTTAG
- a CDS encoding exported hypothetical protein (Evidence 5 : No homology to any previously reported sequences) — translation MRNLLRLLVAALVLTVFLPGTALAEEKRTNEKTAVRQRIDALAARDAAFAESEKAFTAAREAFLKLFTGDSRKWAENFLQHNGAVSLHEIDYSSRDDDYGQEERAKFMQRRAALTRYMSLAAKTPLTDPAFLILLRPVCLYATYHSGRDVVAQTLAEYDAYQADPYRDRENYVTRRVNGQLWAAILFPGTEIASSGSGDRNMAFIVRVADGSFALNPIIAPVTEDFYPGEQHPLRPEKYEYGPGNISINECAMQGVLTLTGETGPFAFRADAKQLFASPGLSYTCEPKCSGFTYTWNETAQSFIMADGICREDDGWKPKSPFDAKGNLLPVTGYIRTLADKNETVRNHEQAVEAALAAFLGSFEGAALDLVRSFTDGWLADRQFPLYRLIGDTNAFTAAYTKNDEPVLRYFRTVAELAKTPDARLTLLLEDPAARLALAAKNGAAKNGKENRNERRYPGAYDLLRGSAKPAWLVTYAREQNALLETPKQENRRYPYTATGLDGGETFVLTYDKPFLYRATDETPSNTYSMRKGSDGAFWGHALVVVGKSPEYDNAYENLLKTPRQYILRVADGKIAFVTPALPEEKDFFTNPEVDDWGKVLWKAPGEGRAAPLCEMEPAFTVDTATAPFVVTARDTALYADYYLCVPECSIPYRWDGNAYVRGAPECLPAGKWGAVENTHGRRR, via the coding sequence ATGCGCAACCTTCTCCGGCTCCTTGTCGCGGCCCTTGTGCTTACCGTTTTTCTGCCGGGAACGGCCCTGGCGGAGGAAAAAAGGACCAATGAAAAAACGGCCGTGCGGCAGCGCATTGACGCGCTGGCTGCCAGGGACGCCGCCTTTGCCGAATCGGAAAAAGCGTTCACCGCCGCGCGTGAAGCGTTCCTGAAACTGTTCACGGGCGATTCCCGGAAATGGGCCGAAAATTTTCTGCAACACAACGGCGCGGTTTCCCTCCATGAAATCGACTACAGCAGCCGGGACGACGACTACGGCCAAGAGGAACGCGCCAAATTCATGCAACGACGGGCGGCCCTGACCCGCTACATGAGCCTTGCCGCCAAAACCCCGCTCACGGACCCGGCGTTTTTGATCCTGCTCCGGCCCGTCTGCCTGTATGCCACATACCACAGCGGCCGCGACGTGGTGGCCCAAACCCTGGCCGAATACGACGCGTACCAGGCGGACCCGTACAGGGACCGTGAAAACTACGTCACACGCCGGGTCAACGGGCAATTGTGGGCGGCCATTCTTTTCCCCGGTACGGAAATCGCCTCGTCCGGCAGCGGCGACAGGAACATGGCCTTCATCGTCCGCGTGGCCGACGGCTCCTTTGCCCTGAATCCCATCATCGCGCCGGTGACCGAAGACTTCTATCCCGGCGAACAGCACCCGTTGCGGCCCGAGAAATACGAATACGGCCCCGGCAACATCAGCATCAACGAATGCGCGATGCAGGGCGTGCTGACCCTCACCGGCGAAACCGGCCCCTTTGCCTTCCGCGCGGACGCGAAGCAGCTTTTCGCCTCCCCGGGCCTGTCCTACACCTGCGAGCCGAAATGCTCGGGCTTTACCTACACCTGGAACGAAACCGCCCAATCCTTCATCATGGCGGACGGGATCTGCCGCGAGGATGACGGCTGGAAGCCCAAATCGCCGTTTGACGCCAAGGGCAACCTTCTCCCGGTCACCGGGTATATCCGGACGCTGGCGGACAAGAATGAAACCGTCCGGAACCATGAACAGGCCGTGGAAGCCGCGCTGGCGGCCTTTCTCGGCTCCTTTGAGGGCGCGGCACTGGACCTTGTCCGCTCCTTTACGGACGGCTGGCTCGCCGACCGCCAATTTCCTCTGTACCGCCTGATAGGGGATACGAACGCGTTCACGGCCGCCTATACCAAAAACGACGAACCGGTTTTACGCTACTTCCGGACAGTGGCGGAACTCGCCAAAACGCCGGACGCGCGCCTTACCCTTCTTCTGGAGGATCCCGCGGCCAGGCTCGCCCTTGCAGCGAAAAACGGGGCGGCGAAAAACGGGAAGGAAAACCGGAACGAGCGCCGCTACCCCGGCGCGTACGACCTTTTGCGCGGCAGCGCCAAGCCCGCCTGGCTCGTCACTTACGCGCGGGAGCAAAACGCTTTGCTTGAGACTCCCAAACAGGAAAACCGGCGGTACCCGTATACCGCCACCGGCCTGGACGGCGGGGAGACCTTCGTCCTCACCTATGACAAACCGTTCCTTTACCGCGCAACGGACGAAACGCCCTCCAATACCTACAGCATGCGGAAGGGAAGCGACGGCGCGTTCTGGGGCCACGCCCTTGTTGTTGTGGGTAAAAGTCCCGAGTACGACAACGCCTATGAAAATCTCCTGAAAACCCCGCGCCAATACATACTGCGTGTGGCTGACGGGAAAATCGCCTTTGTGACGCCCGCCTTGCCGGAAGAGAAGGACTTTTTCACCAACCCCGAAGTGGACGACTGGGGCAAGGTCCTCTGGAAGGCGCCGGGCGAAGGGCGCGCCGCGCCTCTTTGCGAGATGGAACCGGCCTTCACGGTGGATACCGCCACGGCCCCCTTTGTTGTAACGGCCAGGGACACGGCGTTGTATGCGGACTATTATCTCTGCGTGCCCGAGTGCTCCATCCCCTACCGCTGGGACGGCAACGCCTATGTGAGGGGAGCGCCGGAATGTCTGCCCGCGGGCAAATGGGGCGCGGTCGAAAATACGCACGGACGGCGCCGGTAG